One genomic segment of Natrialbaceae archaeon AArc-T1-2 includes these proteins:
- a CDS encoding DUF6517 family protein yields the protein MRSRRAVLAAGMTGTVALSAGCLGFVLGDEPLEFAAARAEPTDDALSDAGYEHVETRREDHDETVEAASATRSVRATYWHSTYEKTLERRVLLEEGALDDVDEESETELADDHDGVDQDSEREIDDSDEGTKTEQADFDDPDEPIEAAFLAIVSMPAMEVLGTTYNPLADMDSEQLLAEIGAESDDDHDHELEDATRVETIERSILGDDRDVDVFETTTTVDDREIDLDVLVAAFGHEDDYLVFVGGYPSDLEDEREALETVLTSIDHPIE from the coding sequence ATGAGATCACGACGGGCGGTTCTCGCCGCCGGGATGACGGGGACCGTGGCGCTTTCGGCCGGCTGTCTCGGGTTCGTGCTGGGAGACGAGCCCCTCGAGTTTGCCGCTGCCCGGGCCGAACCGACCGACGATGCACTGTCCGACGCCGGCTACGAACACGTCGAAACGAGACGCGAAGACCACGACGAGACGGTCGAGGCCGCCAGCGCGACGAGATCGGTTCGTGCCACCTACTGGCACAGCACCTACGAGAAAACCCTCGAGCGACGAGTACTGCTCGAGGAGGGAGCGCTCGACGACGTCGACGAGGAGTCGGAAACGGAGTTAGCCGACGACCACGACGGCGTCGACCAGGACTCGGAACGAGAGATCGACGACTCCGACGAGGGGACGAAAACGGAGCAGGCCGACTTCGACGATCCCGACGAGCCCATCGAAGCGGCGTTTCTCGCGATCGTCTCGATGCCGGCGATGGAGGTTCTCGGAACGACGTACAATCCGCTCGCCGACATGGACAGCGAGCAACTGCTCGCAGAGATCGGTGCGGAGAGCGACGACGACCACGACCACGAACTCGAGGACGCCACCCGGGTCGAGACGATCGAGCGTTCGATTCTCGGCGACGACAGGGACGTCGACGTCTTCGAGACCACGACGACTGTGGACGACCGGGAGATCGACCTCGACGTGCTCGTCGCTGCGTTCGGTCACGAGGACGATTACCTCGTCTTCGTTGGCGGTTACCCAAGCGATCTCGAGGACGAACGCGAGGCGCTCGAGACGGTACTGACGTCGATCGACCACCCGATCGAGTAA
- a CDS encoding pyridoxal phosphate-dependent aminotransferase, producing the protein MTEFSARVEQVSISGIREVFEAASEDAINLGIGQPDFPTPAHAREAAIEAIEAGETDAYTSNKGTLELREAIAATYDRDYGLAVSSGDVIATAGGSEALHLVLEAHVDPGEEVIFPDPGFVSYDALTRIAGGTPKPVGLREDLTMDPAAVEDAITDDTAAFVVNSPANPTGAVQSEADMREFARIADEHDVLCLSDEVYEHIVFEGEHHSPLAFAETDNVVVVSACSKTYSMTGWRLGWVLGSTRRIERMLRVHQYAQACASAPAQYAAEAALSGPQEPVAEMVEAFERRRDVVVDGLEDAGLEVPTPKGAFYAMPKVPEGWCDEVLDRGVVVVPGDAFGANGEGYARLSYATGMEELKEALEIIDEATRAV; encoded by the coding sequence ATGACGGAGTTTTCAGCCCGAGTCGAGCAGGTGTCGATCAGCGGTATCCGCGAGGTGTTCGAGGCTGCGAGCGAAGATGCGATCAATCTCGGGATCGGTCAGCCGGACTTTCCGACGCCAGCACACGCTCGCGAGGCGGCGATCGAGGCGATCGAGGCCGGCGAGACCGACGCCTACACGTCGAACAAGGGCACCCTCGAGCTCCGCGAGGCGATCGCCGCGACGTACGACCGGGATTACGGGCTCGCGGTTTCTTCCGGCGACGTCATCGCCACCGCTGGCGGCAGCGAGGCCTTGCACCTCGTCCTCGAGGCTCACGTCGATCCCGGCGAGGAGGTGATCTTCCCCGATCCTGGCTTCGTCTCCTACGACGCGCTGACTCGCATCGCCGGTGGGACCCCAAAACCCGTCGGGCTTCGCGAGGATCTCACGATGGACCCGGCAGCGGTCGAGGACGCAATCACTGACGACACCGCGGCGTTCGTCGTCAACAGCCCAGCCAACCCGACGGGGGCGGTCCAGAGCGAGGCCGACATGCGCGAGTTCGCTCGGATCGCGGACGAACACGACGTGCTCTGTCTCTCCGACGAGGTCTACGAACACATCGTCTTCGAGGGCGAACACCACTCGCCACTCGCGTTCGCCGAGACCGACAACGTCGTCGTCGTCAGCGCCTGCTCGAAGACGTACTCGATGACGGGCTGGCGACTCGGCTGGGTCCTCGGCTCGACCCGACGGATCGAACGCATGCTGCGGGTCCACCAGTACGCCCAGGCCTGTGCCAGCGCCCCCGCCCAGTACGCCGCCGAAGCAGCGCTGTCGGGGCCACAAGAGCCCGTCGCGGAGATGGTCGAGGCCTTCGAGCGACGTCGGGACGTCGTGGTAGACGGCCTCGAGGACGCCGGTCTCGAGGTCCCGACCCCGAAGGGGGCGTTTTACGCCATGCCGAAGGTCCCCGAGGGCTGGTGTGACGAAGTGCTCGACCGGGGCGTGGTCGTCGTCCCCGGCGACGCCTTCGGCGCGAACGGCGAGGGGTACGCCCGCCTCTCGTATGCGACCGGGATGGAGGAGCTGAAGGAAGCGCTCGAGATCATCGACGAGGCGACGCGGGCGGTGTAG
- a CDS encoding 2-oxoacid:ferredoxin oxidoreductase subunit beta → MSSEVRFTDFKSDKQPTWCPGCGDFGTMNGMMKALAETGNDPDNTFVVAGIGCSGKIGTYMHSYALHGVHGRALPVGTGVKLARPDVEVMVAGGDGDGYSIGAGHFVHAVRRNVDMTYVVMDNRIYGLTKGQASPTSRSDFETSTTPEGTKQPPVNPHALALAAGATFIAQSFSSDALRHQEIIQEAIEHDGFGFVNVYSPCVTFNDVDTYDYFRDTLVDLKDEGHDPTDYEAAKEIILDSEKEYQGVIYQDEDSVPYGEQHGLTENMSDIPEGAPEDAMDLVREFY, encoded by the coding sequence ATGAGCTCAGAGGTACGATTTACCGACTTCAAATCCGACAAGCAGCCGACGTGGTGTCCCGGATGCGGCGACTTCGGGACGATGAACGGCATGATGAAAGCACTCGCGGAAACCGGCAACGACCCGGACAACACGTTCGTCGTCGCCGGGATCGGCTGTTCCGGCAAGATCGGGACCTACATGCACAGCTACGCCCTCCACGGGGTCCACGGCCGTGCACTGCCGGTCGGCACGGGCGTCAAACTCGCCCGACCCGACGTCGAGGTTATGGTCGCCGGTGGCGACGGCGACGGCTACTCGATCGGTGCTGGCCACTTCGTCCACGCCGTTCGCCGGAACGTCGACATGACCTACGTCGTCATGGACAACCGTATCTACGGGCTGACGAAGGGGCAGGCCTCGCCAACATCGCGGTCGGACTTCGAGACCTCGACGACCCCCGAGGGAACGAAACAGCCCCCGGTCAACCCTCACGCGCTCGCGCTCGCCGCGGGTGCGACGTTCATCGCCCAGTCCTTTAGCTCCGACGCGTTGCGCCACCAGGAGATCATCCAGGAGGCCATCGAACACGACGGCTTCGGCTTCGTGAACGTCTACTCGCCGTGTGTCACGTTCAACGACGTCGACACCTACGACTACTTCCGTGACACGCTGGTCGACCTCAAAGACGAGGGCCACGACCCGACCGACTACGAGGCGGCCAAAGAGATCATCCTCGACTCCGAGAAGGAGTACCAGGGCGTCATCTACCAGGACGAAGACTCCGTCCCCTACGGTGAACAGCACGGACTCACCGAGAATATGTCCGACATCCCCGAGGGCGCACCCGAGGACGCGATGGATCTCGTCCGCGAGTTCTACTGA
- the mce gene encoding methylmalonyl-CoA epimerase, whose amino-acid sequence MHFDHAGVATDDATALSELYTELLGLEVVHEETFDGMSVVFLDTGNGYLELLEPVEGGTIARYLEERGPGIHHLAFATDDIDAALEGARELGIELVDETPRPGAWGHTVAFLHPKSTGGILIEFVEH is encoded by the coding sequence ATGCACTTCGATCACGCAGGCGTCGCAACCGACGACGCGACGGCGCTTTCGGAACTGTACACCGAACTGCTCGGCCTCGAGGTCGTCCACGAGGAGACGTTCGACGGGATGTCCGTCGTCTTTCTCGACACCGGAAACGGCTACCTCGAATTGCTCGAGCCCGTCGAGGGAGGAACGATCGCCCGCTACCTCGAGGAACGCGGTCCGGGAATCCACCACCTCGCGTTCGCGACCGACGACATCGACGCCGCACTCGAGGGCGCACGCGAACTGGGAATCGAGCTGGTCGACGAAACGCCCCGACCTGGCGCGTGGGGACACACCGTCGCGTTCTTACACCCGAAGTCGACGGGCGGCATTTTGATCGAGTTCGTCGAACACTGA
- a CDS encoding NAD(P)-dependent glycerol-1-phosphate dehydrogenase, protein MFEKSTWIRLPRNVVVGHDVLSRTGDVVDDLHLEGRPLIVTSPTPRTIAAEPVAADLEAAGRDPALVTVEEATFEAVETVIEAAEAEEVAYLVGVGGGKAIDIAKMASHHLEVGFLSVPTAASHDGIVSNRGSVPAEDTRHSVAAEPPLAVVADTGVLAEAPWELTTAGCADIISNYTAVMDWRLARRLKNVEYSEYAAALSEMTAEILVDNAAMVRPGLEESAWVVTKALVSSGVAMSIAGSSRPASGAEHLFSHQLDRIAPDAALHGHQVGVGAIMAAYLHGGDRGIWRDIRDALKSIDAPTTAAELDIDDGTVIEALSTCHEIRDRYTILGDGMDARAARQVAERTGVIG, encoded by the coding sequence ATGTTCGAGAAGTCGACGTGGATTCGGCTCCCGCGGAACGTGGTGGTCGGACACGACGTCCTGTCCCGGACGGGCGACGTCGTCGACGACCTCCACCTCGAGGGGCGACCGCTGATCGTGACCAGCCCGACGCCCCGGACGATCGCCGCCGAGCCGGTTGCAGCCGACCTCGAGGCGGCAGGACGTGATCCCGCGCTCGTCACGGTCGAGGAGGCGACGTTCGAAGCCGTCGAGACCGTCATCGAGGCCGCCGAGGCCGAGGAGGTGGCCTACCTCGTCGGCGTCGGCGGCGGGAAGGCCATCGACATCGCGAAGATGGCGAGTCACCACCTCGAGGTCGGCTTTCTCTCGGTGCCGACGGCGGCGAGTCACGACGGAATCGTCAGCAATCGTGGCTCGGTGCCGGCCGAGGACACCCGCCACAGCGTCGCCGCCGAGCCGCCGCTTGCCGTCGTCGCGGACACCGGGGTGTTGGCGGAGGCTCCCTGGGAGCTGACGACGGCAGGCTGTGCCGACATCATCTCGAACTACACCGCGGTGATGGACTGGCGACTCGCCCGGCGGCTGAAAAACGTCGAGTACTCAGAGTACGCCGCCGCACTCTCTGAGATGACTGCCGAGATCCTCGTCGACAACGCCGCGATGGTTCGGCCCGGTCTCGAGGAGTCGGCGTGGGTGGTCACGAAGGCGCTTGTCTCCTCGGGTGTCGCGATGTCCATTGCGGGCTCGTCGCGACCGGCAAGCGGGGCCGAACACCTCTTTTCGCATCAGCTCGATCGAATCGCACCGGACGCGGCCTTACACGGCCACCAGGTCGGCGTCGGCGCGATCATGGCTGCCTACCTCCACGGCGGGGACCGGGGGATCTGGCGAGACATCCGGGACGCACTGAAAAGCATCGACGCACCGACGACCGCCGCGGAACTCGACATCGACGACGGGACGGTGATCGAGGCGCTGTCGACCTGCCACGAGATTCGCGACCGGTACACGATCCTCGGGGACGGGATGGACGCACGCGCGGCTCGCCAGGTCGCCGAACGGACCGGCGTCATCGGCTAG
- a CDS encoding helix-turn-helix domain-containing protein, translating to MTTTPPATPSSSNQPIRAVFEVTLPDAVDCAVAETGSDAPSQPRTTTAGNRQTFQGYVMTPDGETAPCTEDVSEACVCHLVSQFECTFDLERVGDDTLVVSVVVDDRTRLTGILSTLETHGSTVELRRITTVDGDDSAEIDLTGITAKQREAIELAVELGYYDQPRGTDLEELADRLGISRSAVSQRLNAVESTLVRSVVTNSST from the coding sequence ATGACCACGACGCCACCCGCGACACCCTCGTCGTCGAACCAGCCGATACGGGCAGTCTTCGAAGTGACCCTCCCCGACGCAGTGGACTGTGCCGTCGCCGAGACGGGATCGGACGCGCCATCGCAACCCCGAACGACCACGGCGGGCAACCGACAGACGTTCCAGGGCTACGTGATGACCCCGGACGGGGAGACAGCCCCCTGTACCGAGGACGTCTCGGAGGCGTGCGTCTGTCACCTCGTCTCCCAGTTCGAGTGTACGTTCGATCTCGAACGGGTCGGAGACGACACGCTGGTCGTCTCGGTCGTCGTCGACGACCGGACGCGGCTTACGGGGATTCTGTCGACGCTCGAGACGCACGGGTCGACCGTCGAGTTGCGACGGATCACCACCGTCGACGGCGACGACAGCGCCGAGATCGACCTGACTGGGATCACGGCAAAACAACGCGAAGCGATCGAACTCGCCGTCGAACTCGGCTACTACGACCAGCCACGGGGAACCGACCTCGAGGAACTCGCCGACCGGCTTGGCATCTCGCGCTCGGCGGTGTCACAACGTCTCAACGCCGTCGAGTCGACGCTCGTGCGATCGGTCGTCACCAACTCCAGCACGTGA
- a CDS encoding helix-turn-helix domain-containing protein — protein sequence MATVVELEISANRLVASHAFDRASTIEFELGGMIGDGPPLCWVSGTDRTTIETALEDDPTIEVVATLTDTSDGRWLYRLAFGKRLRLFEQLVSSNAGAILEATGRDGTWVFQLLFHDRAALSEAYTLVSQYEFRPSVTQLTPIDGLTAEGSPLTQTQYETIAAAYEHGYFDVPRQVTLKELATELGISHQALSERLRRSHAALANAALSKRLEPTKIDP from the coding sequence ATGGCTACCGTTGTCGAACTCGAGATTTCGGCAAATCGTCTCGTGGCGTCACACGCGTTCGACCGCGCTTCGACGATCGAGTTCGAGCTCGGTGGCATGATCGGCGACGGGCCGCCACTTTGCTGGGTTTCGGGGACGGATCGGACGACGATCGAGACGGCGCTCGAGGACGATCCGACCATCGAGGTCGTCGCCACTCTGACCGACACGAGCGACGGCCGATGGCTGTACCGACTCGCGTTCGGGAAACGGCTCCGGCTCTTCGAACAGCTCGTCTCGTCGAACGCGGGTGCCATCCTCGAGGCGACGGGCCGGGACGGGACCTGGGTGTTCCAGTTACTCTTTCACGACCGGGCGGCGCTATCGGAGGCGTACACGCTGGTCTCACAGTACGAGTTCCGACCGTCGGTGACACAACTGACACCGATCGATGGCCTCACTGCGGAGGGGTCGCCGCTGACACAGACCCAGTACGAGACGATCGCTGCGGCGTACGAACACGGCTACTTCGACGTGCCCCGGCAAGTGACCCTCAAGGAGCTCGCGACGGAGCTTGGGATCTCCCACCAGGCGCTTTCGGAACGGCTTCGTCGAAGCCACGCCGCGCTCGCGAACGCGGCGCTGTCGAAGCGACTGGAGCCGACGAAGATCGATCCGTAG
- the phoU gene encoding phosphate signaling complex protein PhoU: protein MARKSYQEQLEELREDVCYMGELVMERLRMGLDALEQKDRDLAREVIEGDGEINRMYLDLEQDCIGLLALQQPVASDLRFIASTFKIITDLERIGDLAVNLGEYTLEAEQDLFPDVDVQAMGDLTLEMVDDAMTAYDTEDVEACRELAARDDDLDHFAERASEIVVRDLIERELGTPETVENLLQDVSRLLLTIRDLERVGDHAVNIAARTLYMVENDDELIY from the coding sequence ATGGCCCGAAAATCCTACCAGGAGCAACTCGAGGAGCTCCGCGAGGACGTCTGTTACATGGGCGAGCTCGTCATGGAACGGCTTCGGATGGGACTGGACGCCCTCGAGCAGAAAGACAGAGATCTCGCCCGAGAAGTCATCGAGGGCGACGGCGAGATAAACCGAATGTACCTCGATCTCGAGCAAGACTGCATCGGCTTGCTCGCGCTCCAACAACCCGTCGCGAGCGATCTGCGCTTTATCGCGTCGACGTTCAAGATCATCACCGACCTCGAGCGAATCGGGGATCTGGCGGTGAACCTCGGCGAGTACACTCTCGAGGCAGAACAGGACCTCTTTCCCGACGTCGACGTCCAGGCGATGGGAGATCTCACTCTCGAGATGGTCGACGACGCGATGACCGCCTACGACACGGAAGACGTCGAGGCCTGTCGGGAACTGGCCGCCCGCGACGACGACCTCGATCACTTCGCCGAACGAGCGAGCGAGATCGTCGTTCGGGACCTGATCGAACGAGAACTCGGCACGCCCGAGACGGTCGAAAACCTCCTGCAAGACGTCTCGCGACTCCTGCTTACCATCCGTGACCTCGAGCGAGTCGGCGATCACGCGGTCAACATCGCCGCTCGAACGCTGTACATGGTCGAGAACGACGACGAACTCATCTACTAA
- a CDS encoding antitoxin VapB family protein, with the protein MSTADEQIRVSDRVKRHLERRRREGESYNDVLERILEDESERDLLAGFGRWSDDHADRVREARTKQKEQSKERMRRLDE; encoded by the coding sequence ATGTCGACTGCCGACGAGCAGATTCGGGTCAGCGATCGGGTGAAACGTCACCTCGAGCGTCGCCGGCGCGAGGGGGAGAGCTACAACGACGTCCTCGAGCGCATCCTCGAGGACGAAAGCGAACGAGACCTGCTCGCCGGGTTCGGACGGTGGTCGGACGATCACGCCGACCGCGTTCGTGAGGCCCGAACGAAACAAAAAGAGCAGTCGAAAGAGCGGATGCGTCGGCTGGACGAATGA
- a CDS encoding FAD-dependent oxidoreductase, translated as MEGVPVAVETVREVGPDTIALELTTPEEFDASPGEFVRLRAAVDGEEITRYYTLSSPSVTDTFEITVGVDPDGDLTPWLAGRDAGDTVYVEGPFGQVAYEDDGDVVTVAGGPGIGPAVAIAEAAHDAGHDAAVIYQDDEPAHTDRLEALDAAGVSVTVVDGDDDETLAKAVAAHLEDGQHYVFGFESFVSTVADAIEAAGGDPDDALIESFG; from the coding sequence ATGGAAGGAGTTCCGGTCGCCGTCGAGACGGTTCGCGAAGTCGGTCCCGACACGATCGCACTCGAGTTGACGACGCCCGAGGAGTTCGACGCCTCCCCCGGCGAGTTCGTCCGCCTTCGGGCCGCCGTCGACGGCGAGGAAATTACGCGATACTACACGCTGTCCTCGCCGTCGGTCACAGATACGTTCGAGATCACGGTCGGCGTCGACCCCGACGGCGATCTCACGCCGTGGCTCGCGGGTCGCGACGCCGGCGATACCGTCTACGTCGAGGGGCCGTTCGGACAGGTCGCCTACGAGGACGACGGCGACGTCGTCACGGTCGCGGGCGGTCCCGGCATCGGTCCTGCGGTCGCCATCGCGGAAGCGGCCCACGACGCCGGTCACGACGCCGCCGTTATCTACCAGGACGACGAACCCGCCCACACGGATCGTCTCGAAGCACTCGACGCCGCGGGCGTATCCGTCACGGTCGTCGACGGCGACGACGACGAGACGCTCGCCAAGGCCGTCGCGGCCCACCTCGAGGACGGCCAGCACTACGTCTTCGGGTTCGAGTCGTTCGTGTCGACGGTCGCCGACGCGATCGAGGCGGCAGGCGGCGATCCCGACGACGCGCTGATCGAAAGCTTCGGATAA
- a CDS encoding 2-oxoacid:acceptor oxidoreductase subunit alpha, whose protein sequence is MAEDLNWAIGGEAGDGIDSTGKIFAQALSRAGRHVFTSKDFASRIRGGYTAYKIRTSVDQVQSVVDRLDILVALTQRTIDENLDELHDGSAIIYDGERSWEAEIPEDVVGVDVPLKSLAEEAGGAIMRNIVALGAACEITGFDVEYLDEALEKRFGGKGSKIVENNKAAARAGQEYVQENYDVDLGYDLETTDEDYVLLNGNEALGMGAIAAGCRFYAGYPITPATSIMEYLTGRIEEYGGHVMQAEDELSAINMALGAARSGARAMTATSGAGIDLMTETFGLVATSETPLVIADVQRSGPSTGMPTKQEQGDLEMVLYGGHGEVPRFVVAPTSIDECFWKTIEAFNLAEKYQTPVFLVSDLAMSVTEQTFSPETFDMDAVETDRGRLVDEDEIDEWLDSQGRFRAHAVTDDGVSPRSIPGTGDGAHMSTGLEHDELGRRTEDEDERVQQVDKRARKVETAREREDWDYREFGDPDADTLVVSWGSNEGALVEALEYLVEDGVDVRVLSVPYIHPRPDLTAEFEAADDVIVVECNSTGQFANVLEHDTLTRVKRINKYTGVRFKADELAEEIKTKLTEEVPA, encoded by the coding sequence ATGGCTGAGGACCTCAACTGGGCAATCGGAGGCGAGGCCGGCGACGGCATCGACTCCACGGGGAAGATCTTCGCCCAGGCACTTTCCAGGGCCGGACGACACGTATTCACGTCGAAAGACTTCGCGTCCCGGATCCGCGGCGGCTACACCGCGTACAAGATCCGGACGTCGGTCGATCAGGTGCAAAGCGTCGTCGACCGCCTGGACATCCTGGTCGCGCTCACCCAGCGAACGATCGACGAGAACCTCGACGAGCTACACGACGGTAGTGCCATCATTTACGACGGCGAGCGTTCCTGGGAGGCCGAGATTCCCGAGGACGTCGTCGGCGTCGATGTCCCGCTTAAGTCCCTCGCCGAGGAAGCCGGCGGCGCGATCATGCGCAACATCGTCGCGCTCGGTGCCGCGTGTGAGATCACCGGCTTCGACGTCGAGTACTTAGACGAGGCCTTGGAGAAACGCTTCGGCGGCAAGGGATCGAAGATCGTCGAGAACAACAAAGCAGCAGCCCGTGCCGGTCAGGAGTACGTCCAGGAGAACTACGACGTCGATCTCGGGTACGACCTCGAGACCACAGACGAGGACTACGTCCTGCTCAACGGCAACGAAGCGCTCGGTATGGGTGCGATCGCAGCCGGCTGTCGATTCTACGCCGGCTACCCGATCACGCCCGCGACGTCCATTATGGAGTACCTGACGGGCCGGATCGAAGAGTACGGCGGCCACGTCATGCAGGCCGAAGACGAGCTCTCGGCGATCAACATGGCCCTCGGTGCCGCCCGGTCCGGTGCCCGGGCGATGACCGCGACCTCGGGGGCCGGGATCGACCTCATGACCGAGACGTTCGGGCTGGTCGCGACCAGCGAGACGCCACTGGTCATCGCCGACGTCCAGCGTTCCGGCCCGTCGACGGGGATGCCCACGAAACAGGAACAGGGCGACCTCGAGATGGTGTTGTACGGCGGCCACGGCGAAGTTCCCCGGTTCGTCGTCGCTCCCACGTCGATCGACGAGTGTTTCTGGAAGACGATCGAGGCGTTCAACCTCGCCGAGAAGTACCAGACGCCGGTCTTTCTCGTCTCGGATCTGGCGATGTCGGTCACCGAACAGACGTTCTCGCCGGAGACGTTCGACATGGACGCAGTCGAGACCGACCGCGGTAGGCTCGTCGATGAGGACGAGATCGACGAGTGGCTCGACTCCCAGGGCCGATTTCGCGCTCACGCCGTCACCGACGACGGCGTCAGTCCACGTTCGATCCCCGGTACAGGAGACGGTGCCCACATGAGCACTGGCCTCGAGCACGACGAACTCGGCCGCCGGACCGAAGACGAGGACGAACGCGTCCAGCAGGTCGACAAGCGAGCGCGAAAGGTCGAGACCGCACGCGAACGCGAGGACTGGGACTACCGCGAGTTCGGCGATCCCGACGCCGACACGCTCGTCGTCTCGTGGGGGTCGAACGAGGGCGCACTGGTCGAGGCGCTCGAGTACCTCGTCGAGGACGGCGTTGACGTTCGCGTCCTCTCGGTACCGTACATCCACCCACGACCGGATCTCACGGCAGAGTTCGAAGCCGCCGACGACGTCATCGTCGTCGAGTGTAACTCGACTGGTCAGTTCGCGAACGTCTTAGAACACGACACGCTTACCCGCGTCAAGCGGATCAACAAGTACACAGGCGTCCGGTTCAAGGCGGACGAACTCGCCGAGGAGATCAAGACGAAACTCACAGAGGAGGTTCCAGCATGA
- a CDS encoding PIN domain-containing protein, translating into MKVLDANFLIDYLNGVDATADYLLANEDEQFVFPAPAYAEVLVGEGNAPDGDVAAAAADLSWGEVYDIDDETAGLAGEIADEVGHQGPFLTGMDALVAAVGRELGAPVVSADGDLVHEETRKVVDVEEYRE; encoded by the coding sequence ATGAAGGTACTCGACGCGAACTTTCTTATCGATTACCTGAATGGCGTCGACGCGACTGCCGACTACCTGCTCGCGAACGAAGACGAGCAGTTCGTCTTCCCGGCACCGGCCTACGCCGAGGTGCTGGTCGGGGAGGGTAACGCGCCCGACGGCGACGTCGCCGCGGCGGCAGCCGACCTCTCGTGGGGTGAGGTCTACGATATCGACGACGAAACCGCGGGTCTCGCAGGAGAAATCGCGGACGAGGTCGGGCATCAAGGGCCGTTTCTCACCGGGATGGACGCGCTCGTCGCCGCGGTCGGGCGCGAACTCGGCGCGCCGGTCGTCTCGGCTGACGGTGACCTCGTCCACGAGGAGACCAGGAAGGTGGTCGACGTCGAAGAGTACCGCGAGTGA